The following proteins are encoded in a genomic region of Cryptomeria japonica chromosome 11, Sugi_1.0, whole genome shotgun sequence:
- the LOC131860359 gene encoding uncharacterized protein LOC131860359, which translates to MVHNLKDNVVFPLVNVYGLIKTEEKAKVWKAITDKIGSLTNDRVMVAGDFNALLDLEEKRGGLRMANKVMEYFREFVMTNHLFDVIPKNGRYTWTNRRENFARILERLDRFLVGPFWLDSAINLDSCILPITLSDHFPVQLSIQEANKIFRGSFRFQGMWWKDKDFLPNVETWWKESDILSGTPSFFIVKRLEIVKKKIKEWNKFSFKNIFAKKNKVEAELDNLNKIVITAGMSNDEFAREKQLKSELSEILLREEVFWWDNSRECWIKEGDLNTKNFHASVKAKRANNRISHI; encoded by the coding sequence ATGGTTCACAACTTGAAGGATAATGTGGTTTTTCCTTTGGTCAATGTTTATGGCCTGATTAAGACTGAGGAGAAAGCGAAGGTGTGGAAAGCCATTACTGACAAGATTGGCTCCCTCACCAATGATAGAGTCATGGTAGCAGGGGATTTTAATGCTTTGCTAGATCTGGAGGAAAAGAGAGGTGGTTTGAGAATGGCCAACAAAGTCATGGAGTATTTCAGGGAATTTGTGATGAcgaatcatttgtttgatgtcattCCAAAGAATGGAAGatatacttggactaataggagagaGAATTTTGCAAGAATATTGGAGAGGTTGGATAGATTCCTAGTAGGGCCCTTTTGGTTGGATTCTGCTATCAACCTAGATTCTTGTATTCTCCCAATAACATTGTCAGATCATTTCCCAGTTCAATTAAGCATTCAGGAAGCCAATAAGATTTTTAGAGGGAGTTTTAGGTTTCAGGGTATGTGGTGGAAAGATAAGGATTTTTTGCCAAATGTGGAAACTTGGTGGAAAGAAAGCGACATTCTCTCAGGCACCCCGAGTTTTTTCATTGTTAAAAGATTGGAGATAGTTAAGAAGAAAATTAAAGAGTGGAACAAGTTctctttcaagaatatttttgcaaAAAAGAACAAAGTGGAAGCAGAGCTGGATAACCTAAATAAAATTGTTATCACAGCAGGGATGTCCAACGATGAATTTGCCAGAGAGAAGCAACTTAAAAGCGAATTGTCGGAAATCTTGCTCAGAGAGGAAGTCTTTTGGTGGGACAATTCGAGAGAGTGTTGGATCAAAGAAGGGGATTTGAACACAAAAAATTTCCATGCTTCTGTAAAGGCCAAAAGAGCTAACAACCGAATTAGCCATATTTAG
- the LOC131859737 gene encoding AAA-ATPase At3g28580-like: MIADIANFLEYDIYDLELTGVKSNTELRKLLIGTTNKSVIVIEDIDCSLDLTDRKKKVKKESKEEQNPAKDEKESEESQVTLSGVLNFTDGLWSCCGSERIFIFTTNHVDRLDPALLRSGRMDKHIHLSFCTFPAFKVLSRNYLDVDHHLFDQIEVLMKEGQMTPADVTEQLMKASDDPSTALEKLIQALRQAMEKAAVKNEISRETESVLEDNIVAEESLPVAAISTYFHAAV, encoded by the coding sequence ATGATCGCTGATATTGCCAATTTTCTCGAGTACGACATTTATGATCTAGAGTTAACTGGGGTTAAGAGCAACACTGAGCTGAGGAAGCTTTTGATTGGGACTACGAATAAGTCTGTTATTGTGATTGAGGACATCGACTGCTCGCTGGATCTGACGGACCGGAAAAAGAAGGTGAAGAAAGAGAGCAAGGAAGAGCAAAACCCTGCCAAAGATGAGAAAGAAAGTGAAGAAAGTCAGGTGACTCTGTCCGGGGTTTTGAATTTCACAGATGGCTTGTGGTCCTGTTGCGGCAgcgaaagaatttttatttttacgACAAATCATGTTGATAGGCTGGACCCTGCGCTTCTTCGGTCGGGGCGCATGGATAAGCACATTCATTTGTCTTTCTGTACTTTTCCTGCGTTTAAAGTTCTCTCTCGAAATTATCTTGATGTTGATCATCATTTGTTTGACCAAATTGAGGTGTTGATGAAAGAAGGGCAGATGACGCCGGCAGATGTGACAGAGCAATTGATGAAGGCGAGTGACGATCCATCTACTGCACTGGAAAAGCTGATTCAGGCTCTGCGCCAGGCTATGGAAAAGGCTGCCGTGAAAAATGAAATTTCGCGGGAGACTGAAAGTGTATTAGAGGACAATATAGTTGCAGAGGAATCTCTTCCGGTGGCTGCTATAAGCACATATTTCCATGCGGCTGTTTag
- the LOC131057098 gene encoding AAA-ATPase ASD, mitochondrial-like — protein sequence MSSALNPTQSHNMAMEMWSNVGTLTAAIFFLGTMAREYLPPELLEYFGELLRRLSRILSFYITLVIEENEGIKVSDVYESVQIYLSTRSSSDASRLKLSRPKNAKAFTYTMDKSQQIMDEFHGVQAWWTFRSRELKQPVFSWYDVSDEKRQFELTFHKKDKAKIFESYLPHVIAEAKIMELRNRHRKIYTNKGGKSHFYEDRKRVWTPVVFEHHATFETVALDPEVKDDIMEDLTKFSQREK from the coding sequence ATGAGCTCTGCTCTCAACCCAACGCAATCCCACAATATGGCAATGGAGATGTGGTCCAATGTCGGCACGCTCACGGCAGCCATTTTTTTCTTGGGAACAATGGCCAGGGAGTACCTCCCTCCCGAACTCTTGGAATATTTCGGAGAGCTACTCAGAAGGCTCTCACGAATTCTCTCTTTTTACATCACTCTCGTGATTGAGGAGAACGAAGGCATCAAGGTCAGCGATGTTTACGAATCGGTGCAGATTTATCTGAGCACCAGATCATCTTCCGACGCCAGCAGATTGAAGCTCAGCAGGCCCAAAAATGCCAAGGCATTTACATACACCATGGACAAAAGCCAACAAATCATGGACGAGTTTCACGGTGTCCAAGCCTGGTGGACTTTCCGTAGCAGAGAGTTAAAGCAGCCTGTCTTCTCCTGGTATGATGTCTCTGATGAAAAGCGCCAGTTCGAGCTCACATTCCACAAGAAGGACAAAGCCAAGATATTTGAATCCTATCTGCCGCATGTAATTGCGGAGGCTAAAATTATGGAGCTGAGGAACCGGCACCGGAAGATTTACACCAACAAAGGTGGTAAGTCGCACTTCTACGAGGACAGAAAACGCGTTTGGACGCCGGTGGTTTTCGAGCACCATGCGACGTTCGAAACCGTGGCTCTTGACCCCGAGGTAAAGGATGACATAATGGAGGACCTCACAAAGTTTTCTCAGAGGGAAAAGTAG